The genomic window attttaaatggaTCGCATCTTCTTTGAAATCGTTCCATAACTGGATGTGTTCCAGTTCACGATCTCTTTCAATATATGCTCGTTTTGTTGTTGACTTGGTTGGTTGAAGATCAATATATCGATgtaatgtttcaaaaaattgatcaaacGCTGGAATGTTGGTTGACGATCAATATATCGCTGGTCTAACTCTTTctatcatataatatattacatttAGTCTGCTGcattctataaatatttttaaaataactgtttaaaaaaattaagttagagtatttataattttatcttgttaatattttttatatttatgatattgtttgaaaatgtcaagtaaaactattttcaaatgttccaaattaaatattttaaaattctattgtattatatttatacatttcaGAAAgacaaatatatgaaattcAACTTCTTATATGTTACTTAGTCTAAACTTTTgttgaatttctttttgtttaaaagaaatattttactCAATTCTGAATTTTTGACCCGTTATAATTTTTCTCCATAAAATACcatcaaatgaaaatttaaaagtgtAAATTAACTCATGTtattaaagacaaaacaagtATAAtgattaataacaaattaatatgGTAAGTTAGATATCACATCTTATATGTTAATTTTGATTGgttcttcttttaaaaaataaataaatttattattttcgtttttataatcaaattaaattaattaatttatataaattagtatttgacttcTTTAGGGGAGAGGGATATCGAATCTTGCAATATaaatctacaagaaaaaaaagttagaagaCAGGACCGTCCCAATCCACATCTACGTTGAAGCCCTTgagattaaattttattacatctttttagtattttatttaaataattagttatttttaaaaaagttttttaaataattagtttAGAGGTAATTAGTTAAGATGGTTTATTTATGGAATGTATAATATTAGGGTTTACtacaaaaagttttcaaatcttcAGTTTTTGTAACTTTATCCATTATCTATAAAAATGTAGGCAAttctaagaaataaaatataagactCAATATTGTAACTCCATACGAAACTTTTTAAATGATTATGAACTCTTTCTTGTTAggattgtttttttactatttatcaaaaaattataaacatgacttattttttattttgtggaattaatctttagtttttgaaaattaagaataaaattgcaaaaaataGAGATCTGGTACCCTAATATATAGTCAAAGGTCCTccaatgaaaataaaaaagaggtgatcaaaaattattttctgtagttttattaaatatatacaaaaattaaggcATAACTCAACTACTAACTgtcaaaacatttgtttttcaaaaacattgatGAACATCATTTTTAATCGTAAACTAGTCGTTAACGGCTACGTTACGACTATATTTACGACTATTTGATTTCCTGACTCTCAATTTACGATTATACTGTTTAATCGTAATGTGGTGGTAAACAACCATTTAACGACTATATAACGATTACTTTTGTAGGCGGAAacactctgttttcttgttgtgCTTTTTATGTACAAGTTTGTAAAACAACTCACAAAAAGGTGATACTAAGCATGAAGAAGCCGTCTCGTATGAGACACATTAGCATTGGCATTATCAGATAAAATGCCAATCCTCGTCAGAGTCTCAAATTTTGTGTAACTTGTCTCTTCTCCATGTCCACTTCCGCCTACAGATATGAGATATGAATCTTATAAAAGCCTCACATGCAAAAAGTAACTAAGGAAAAGGGAGAGATAAAACAACATTGAATGAATGATTGTAACTATAGTACCGGTTCTGTGGCTTCCCTGATTGGTGGAGTGTCTTCACTAGGCACGTGTATTAGTTGTGAAAGTTGTCGTAGTAACCCATTCCTGTAATTGAAGGCacaaataagtttttttttttttgaaggtACAAGTAAGGTACTCCATAATCAGATAAGAGAATGACGAGGAACACCAAAGAggtttagaaagaaaaagttaccTTTATAATCTCAATAACTCTTGGTGTATTAAAATCCAGCAGAAAGTTTGGCTTATAATGGAACTCATTGACTTTGAGTTCGTCTTCAAATTGTTATCCAGACTCACTTTTAGCGAAGGTTcttcacttaaaaaaaaaaatatgaatcattAATTCACTCAGGCCCGGCTCACATGGGTAGGACGGAGGTGCGACCGCCAATTTGTgtgtaattaaaattttaggtttaattttttcttcttttctgggTTTGCTTTACTAATCTCTCTCCTTTAACGGTCACACgatactattttatgaatctgtatttttttttgctttctcaaatctcaataaattcttaacatacaaaaaaaaaagagaaccaGAATCGATGCTCAATCATCTTGATTCTTGTGGCTGCAACCACTAATTGTAACTTCGTAAGTTTTGAATCAAGCAAAAAGAACAGAACTTGAAGTAGATCtaaattttgtctttcttcgAACACTTAgtatattcttaatttattgGTTAATCGTTTTCTTTATGAATTGTTTATTGTTCTAGGTGCTTCCACTTGAATTATCGTGACATCAATTCTTGTTAATTGCAATTACCACCGCTCACTGCCTCGACTTTGTTAATCCAGGTGctattttgacttttgatcaTGGTTTTGTGTGGAGATGacaaagtaaagaaaagaaaaagatatgcATTATTTATTCAATCTCAAAGAGGGGCTATGgataaatttgttaaaaaagagGTGATAATGCTAGTGTTTCTCAACAAACCGAAAACGTGAATGATTTAAATGATGGTTCCAAACTTCCAATAATAATGTTCCAAATGcatttgaaagttttaatGTTCATGAGCAAGAAAATATTTCCTTGAGTATCGATAATGATCCTAATAGATTGAGTGAGCATGATAATGTGTCAAATGCATCTTTACATGAAAGTTTGAATGGTAATGAACAACAAAGATTTCAGTTTAATACTTTTGATCCTAGACATTGGGAAAATCTTGATAATAAAACGAGAGATGAGTTAGTTGCATGTGGACCTAAAAGAGAATTTAATTTGACTTTTCCTCTTGATAAGTATTATAGACATTTCTCATATCAATATTATTCTAGAAAATTGAGTAATGGAGAAACTTGTGATAGAAAGTGATTAGTTTATTCGAAACATGTGAATaaagtttattgtttttgttgcaagTTGTTTACTTAAGTGTGCTAGCAAATGATGGATTAAATGATTGGAAGCATCTTAGCGAGAGACTTAAAAAGCATGAGATAAGTGTAGAACATATGGCTAACATGAAAACTTGGAATGAAATGCTAGTTAGATTAGAGACAAGTCAAACTATTGATAAAGAATTACAAAGAGAAgttagaaaagagaaagaaaggtgGAGGCTTGTTTTGATTAGAATTATTGCGGTTATGAATTGTCTtgctaaacaaaatttagctTTTCGTGGGTCAAATGAGAAACTTTACCAAGACAGAAATAGTAATTTCTTAGATATGATTAAATCCATAGCTGAATTGATGTAACAATGCAAGATCACATTAGGCGCATTCATTCTCGTGAAATACATCATCATTATATTGGTCATAATATTCAAAGTGAATTGATATCTCTTTTGGCTCATAAAGTTCAATTTTCTATTAAGAATGTCATAACAGAGGCCCAAATATTTCTCAATCATTCTTGATTGTATCCCGGATGTAAGCCATCAAGAACAAATGACTTTAATAATATGATGTGTAAGAATGGTAGATAGAAAAGTGAAAGTAGAAGATTACTTTTTAGAGTTTCTTATCGTAGATGATACATCCGGATTAGGTCTTTTTGAAAGAATAATTGATGCGCTAAAATCTCTAGATCATAATGTTAGAAATGTGAGAGGTCAAGGTTATGATAATGGGTCTAATATGAAAGGAAAGCATCAAAGGGTTCAAAAGAGATTGCTTGACATTAACTCAAAAGCATTATATATGCCTTGTGCTTGTCATAGTCTAAATCTTTTAGTAAGTGATATGGCTCATTCTTGTGTGAAAGCTAATTCTTTTTTGGAGCATTGCAAcgaataatatatgtattattttctAGCTCTACAAAAAGGTGGAAAATTTTGCTTGATCATGTTCCTTACTTAActatgaaatcattttctaataCTCGATGGGAAAGTCGAATAAAAAGTGTCAAAGCTATTAGGTTTCAAGCTCCTCAAGTGAGATTAGCTTTAATTGATCTATATGAATCATGTGGTGATGCCATAACAAATAGTGAAACGGAAAGTTTAGTGAATTCACTTGAGGATTATGAGTTTTTACTTGGTATGAGTACATGgtatgaaattttgtttgtcataAACAAGGTAAGCAAGAGCTTACAATCCAAATCTATATACATTGATAGTGCTGTAAAACAATTAGAAGGTATAATcttatactttaaaaagtatagAGATGAAGGATTTAGTGCTTCTCTGAAAGTAGCTCAAGGTCTTTCCCATGATATGAATGTTGATCCTATATTTCCAAGTAGGCGTCGTGTCTTTAGAAAAAACACTTTGATGAGAATGATCATGATGAAGAAGCATTATCGGTTGAAGATGATTTTAGAgtcaattattttcttgttgttgtggaTATGGCAATTTCTTCGGTAAAGAATAGTTTTGAACAAATGATGACTTTTAAAAGtgtatttggatttttgtttgatttattgaaattaaaatcacTTGATGAAGGTGAATTAAAAGAGCATTGCattatttttcacaaaacatTTTCTCATGAGAATGTCTCGGATATTGATTTAAATGATCTTTTTCGgaattaaaagttttgcaaatgaCTTTATACCAAGTGTCAATGACACCTAGTGAAGTGCCTGAGTTTGTAGAAAATGTAGGATGTTATCCCAATGTTTCAATCGCTTATCGAATCCTATTAACAACACCCGTGACGGTGGCTTAGACCGAGAGAAGCTTCTCAAAATTgaagttattaaaaaattatatgaggTCCTCTATGTCTCAACAAAGGTTGAATGGTCTAGTTATTCTATGCATTGAAAAAGTTAGTGATGAGGACATAAATTCAAACTGTACTGAAGTTACTCGGGTTCCGACAATGTATCAACCGCCTAGAACAAGGTCCGGTTCAAAGACGATGCGGGAAGAATTCAACAAAGCTGTGGAGAGTTTGATAACCTATAGAGAAATGGAAAACACCATCAATCAATTCGATAATCTCACTCTTTGTAGTAACAAGCTTAAAGAACAAGAAACGGAGTCAACGGAGCAACAAGTTACGGTTACAACTCAAGACTTAAGTGTTGCCCAAGCTTTTGTGATCCAACAAGTGAAAGGCCTCTCCTTAAGACAAACGAAGCCCATGTTCTCTTTGTCATCACTCCAAGGGACGCCATTTAAGGAATGTCCGTAGTGGACGCTTCCAAGGTCGTGAGCTTCCTCTCCAAACTAAGGTATgcatttaaatcttctaattaGCTGTCaactttcctttcttttgcAGGTTGGGTTGAAATTAGTCTAAgtttattttgtcatttatttcTCAATTATTTGttgcctttttcttctctttttcaagACCCTTGAAGGTCAACGCTGTCGACATATTAATAAGGTCCATTGCAGCCATTGTAGTTCatatttttgcttattatcaataaagagagaattttcTTTAAAGTGTTTACGAGTTCACCGGTCTTGTGCGGCTTCCCCCTTGATCGTGAGTTCTTTGACTTATTACAATCTCATCATCGATTGTGTGGCGTCTTCGATCCATTCCACCTATTAGCTGAACCAAAGAGAACCGTGTGGTCCTTTGTACCGGCTCCGCCATCTACGTAGAGAGTATCGTGTGGTCATCTACTTGGATCTTATATCAGTTAGTTAGAAAGCATAGACTTTGACACTGTCATTCATGACTTTGCGTTGACTAGAGTTCGTCAAAAGCGtttctttatttcaaattaactattgtgttttattttgttgttttagatcCAATAGAAGAGGATGCATAAGATATGAAGCAATTTAAAGTAATGTGGTATTGATAAATGAAGATATAGAACTTAAAACATGATTATATgaaatggtttttgttttagcaTGCTTGAAAAAACTCCTTTTTGTAAGTTGCCGTAAGGCTTCTCGATTGTTTGAGCCGGGACTAAATTTACATGAAAAGATTTGGTTTCGAGAAAGTGTATCAATGAATCGACGACAttaatacataattaattaCAGCCAATAAATATGAGCCACTTAACTTcaaaaatacacaaaactCGATTTCTTTGCGTAATGCGAGGAGAATTAAAAGAGTATTGGGttattaataacaaaattgtcCAAAACAGCCTTGTGATGTCCAACAAAGGAACGAATATTTTCATTTCCCTGTCCAACAATGACGTCATTTCCTACCTATAAATAAGTTCCACTCGTCCCCCAGAATTCTCggtttaagagaaaaagaaaccaaaaggcaaaaaagacacagaaaattttgaaacctAGAAGCTTCTAACAATGGTGGCCGTAGCTGAGAATCAGAAAACGAAGAACAGTCTCAAGTTCCTCTGCAGTTACGGCGGAAGAATCCTCCCTCGTTCTATCGATGGAAAGCTCCGTTACGTCGGCGGTTTCACCAGAGTACTCTCCGTTCATCACTCTATCTCTTTCACAGGTCcgtttcaatctttttccCCCCATTCCAATTTCATCTAACTTTTCCAATTCATCGAAATTGATTTTTCTACTTCTCCTTCAGAATTGACGATGAAGTTGGAGGAATTTTGTGGATACTCCGTTGAATTGAAGTGTCAATTACCAAATGGAGATCTCGAGACACTAATCTCCGTCAAATCGGACGAAGATCTGGTGAATATCGTTGAAGAATATGATCGTGTTTACGGAGGCAAGATCCGTGCGATTTTGTCGCCTCCTAAGCAGATGTCACCACGATCTAGCGGCGGCGGTGGAGATCTATCGCCGAAATCGCCGTTCTCCGTCGTGGCTTCTCCATCTCCGCCTCGGTATTGTGTGGCTCCGCCGACGGAGAATCTTCTCAGTAGATTCCGTATGAGAACTGGAGAATACTCTCGTTGCTGTAACTGCCGTGTTCCAAACAGAGACTCCAAGCTTATCTGGCAATAACGTCAGACggagaaataaaaatggcttagaaaaaataaatgtgaaaaaatgaaatctagggttttatGATGTGTTGTTGTATGTGAAGAGAAGGAATTATGAAAATTAGTGAAATTTTGTGGTCGGTGAACAAACGGAGAAGTTGACGGAATATTTTCCCGGCGGTTATTAACCGTTAACTTTGCCGTTAAGATATGTGGGCAACGTACGACGTCAGTTTTATTCAATACGTGGTATGTTGCGACTGTTCCAGACGTGAAACGTGTCGTAGTCAGATGCGAGTACACGTGTGTATTGTGGGGATCAGTGGATGTGTATCCTCACACGTGTACCTCTGTTAgagtttcttattttgtttcctcagCAGAGGTTTTGCTCTccattcattgtttttgtattttgctaaactttcattttgtttttgtttgtatattatatagatttatattgtacattattttattttattttgtcttattttatGGGTCTAGTCAGGATGACATATATCCAactaagtttttattttcccaagaaaaagaacaaaaaaaaacagggaattatatatagatcccaaaaactattaattattaaatccCACACtcatagacaaaaaaaaataaatttttttttttttgatagattGTCAAGTGACCAAAGATCGTAAGAACGCAATTAAGATCTTAACAATATGAATGCATAAACACTGAGGGAGACTGTTTTCTGAAGaagaattaatcaaaattttattttgttaacaatatgttaaaatttgatttgaccaTTTCTCAACAAATTTGATTTACTCGACATCGTTGGATCTAATTGAAGCAAATGTCTTAATCATGTCACTGTGTCACTGAGCCAATCGATCTTCTAACCTTTACAAgtaaaaatttggaaaaatagaaaatgtagGGCAAGTGGACACTTCTCTAACTTTGGTGAATGGTTAAATGTCAGCATCACTATCACTATAACACACAAGATTAGATACGTGACCGAAAAACCTAAGCATCAATAGACAGTTTCCATGTCAAAAGTTTATTCCTTTGCATCTTTTTCTTAATCCTGAATTGCTTTTTCATCCAGAATATCCATCTCTGTTTTGTTAGTTTACGGTAAAATGCTGTCATAGGGCTTAACCAGTTTCGATCCGGCTCGGTTTGATGAAGATTGGttcaaatcaaaaccctatTTTCAAAGTGTAAACCTGATCCGTCCATATAATGATAAAACACTAACGAACATTATTAAGAccttaatgtttttttaggtAGAAACTAAGACcttaattgtttcaaaaaccGTTGTACAATTTTCATGACTTGTCTTTGCAACGTATGgtataagaaacaaagagaagttGATGTATCAAaagcaacaagaaaaaaaagtctaGAGACCAAAACACTTGGCTGATAATTAAATACATTGATTGAAGTGACATTTTATAGTATGATGTCTCTTTGTGAGCTCTCTCTTCATTCAGCTACTTCAATCAGAGACAGCCGCATGTGTGAAGAAGGAACACGTAAGCTTAACAGACTTCTGGAACAAACCTCACATGGCCAAAGCAGACAGGTCTGGAGGTTAATATTCGGATAAGAGTTTTCTGACTTTTCATGTCGTCTAATACTTCCAACAATGATCCTCAATAAAGATGAaagcaaagagaaagattCTACCAGGACATGATCAAGACCTCAATCCATAATTGCATTCTctgatgaaaataatgatatCCATTCAATACTGagttgaagaaaacaagaaagagacagagaagctCAACAATTgcaaaatgaataaataaatgcaAACTGTTTATGAACAATCCTACAACATCTT from Arabidopsis thaliana chromosome 3, partial sequence includes these protein-coding regions:
- a CDS encoding Octicosapeptide/Phox/Bem1p family protein (Octicosapeptide/Phox/Bem1p family protein; CONTAINS InterPro DOMAIN/s: Octicosapeptide/Phox/Bem1p (InterPro:IPR000270); BEST Arabidopsis thaliana protein match is: Octicosapeptide/Phox/Bem1p family protein (TAIR:AT5G63130.1); Has 361 Blast hits to 361 proteins in 15 species: Archae - 0; Bacteria - 0; Metazoa - 0; Fungi - 0; Plants - 361; Viruses - 0; Other Eukaryotes - 0 (source: NCBI BLink).) — protein: MVAVAENQKTKNSLKFLCSYGGRILPRSIDGKLRYVGGFTRVLSVHHSISFTELTMKLEEFCGYSVELKCQLPNGDLETLISVKSDEDLVNIVEEYDRVYGGKIRAILSPPKQMSPRSSGGGGDLSPKSPFSVVASPSPPRYCVAPPTENLLSRFRMRTGEYSRCCNCRVPNRDSKLIWQ